TGAACGTGGTGCCGGTCAGGTTGCGACCGCTGCTGCCCAGTTGTTCGGCGCCGGATTCATTGATCCAGACGATGGTGTCGCCCTGGCACAGACACAGAACGTCGTCGACCAGTTCCAGCAATGGAAGCGGCGAATACGGTTCGGCGGTCGGGGATAGGGGGTGGGTGACCATGACATCCAAGATGCATCGCTGAGTCCACAATCCTAGACTAAAGGATCAGGTCATTAAAGCGTCTTGGTTGAGAATGGCGGTCCGTGCGCGTGGCGTCAGGGGCCTAGTTGAACAGGAAGCCGGAGGCGGTGCCGCGCGGGCCAAACGAAGCCTTGGCAACGGCGATGGCGCTGCCAAGGTTGTCGTTGACCTCGATCGAGGCCGAAATTGGGGCTACCGGAGCGGCGGCGACAGCGACCGGCTGCTTGGCGGCAGCGATCACGGGCTCGGCCTTGGCCGGAGCGGGCTCGGCCTGGGTCGACTTAACTTCGGCAACGGCGACGGGCTCGGCCTTGGCCGGAGCGGGTTCGGCCTGGGTCGGCTTAACCGCGGCAACGGCAACGGGCTCAGCCTTGGCCGCAATGGGTTCGACCGGAGGGGCGGTAACCTTGGCACTTTCCAGCTTTTCCGGCTGAGCCTTGGCAACCGGGGCCGATTCGGTGGTTTCATCGACTTCGACTTCGCTGTCCTCGAACAGCGCGGTTTCCAGCGCAATATCCTTGCCCATGGCGGTGATGGCCAGGTTTTCGCGCTTCAGGGCGATCTTCTGCACCCCGCCCTTGGCCGGATTGGCCCGGCGGCTGGGGTTGTAGACGAAACCATCGGCGCGATAGACCTTGCTGCCAAAGCTGCTGCTGGGTTCGTACCAGACGCGCACCTTGGACCAGTCATTCCGGTCCGACACGTCGAGAACCGGCACCAGCTTGGTAATGGCGCCGCGTCCGGCGCTGCGCACCGGTGCCCAATTGGCGTGATCGACCAGGATCATGCGGCTGTTGACGACCTTGCTGACCACCGAGACATGACCATAGCGCATGGAACCCTGGCGGCTGAACACCATGACGGCGTCTACCTGCGGGGTGCGGCCACGATCATAGCGACCAGCAGCGGCGCTCCACCACTTCCAGGCGTCGCCTTGCAAATCGATACCGGAAATCTGGCGGGCATAGGGAACGCATTGCAGGGCTTGGGCGGGAATGGAAAGGGTGGACAGCACGACGGCGGTCACAAGCGCCAGCAAGCCTTTCCGCATTCTTCCCTCTCCCCGATCCAAAGCTCTTACCTGTTTTCGTTCCGCA
This is a stretch of genomic DNA from Magnetospirillum gryphiswaldense MSR-1 v2. It encodes these proteins:
- a CDS encoding CHAP domain-containing protein, yielding MRKGLLALVTAVVLSTLSIPAQALQCVPYARQISGIDLQGDAWKWWSAAAGRYDRGRTPQVDAVMVFSRQGSMRYGHVSVVSKVVNSRMILVDHANWAPVRSAGRGAITKLVPVLDVSDRNDWSKVRVWYEPSSSFGSKVYRADGFVYNPSRRANPAKGGVQKIALKRENLAITAMGKDIALETALFEDSEVEVDETTESAPVAKAQPEKLESAKVTAPPVEPIAAKAEPVAVAAVKPTQAEPAPAKAEPVAVAEVKSTQAEPAPAKAEPVIAAAKQPVAVAAAPVAPISASIEVNDNLGSAIAVAKASFGPRGTASGFLFN